The DNA sequence CAAAAATGCTTCAATCCCTTTGTCAGTCAGAGGGTGATTAAACATTTGATTGATGACCTTAAGCGGGACGGTGGCAATATGGGCGCCTCTCAAGGCTGAATCTGTGACATGCTGCGGATGGCGGACTGAAGCTGCAATGATTTCTGTCTCGATTCCGTGGATATCAAAGATTTCCCTGATGGAAGTTACAAGGTCAAGACCATTATGGCCAATATCATCAAGCCGGCCAAGGAATGGAGAAACATAGGAAGCACCGGCCCTTGCTGCAAGCAAAGCCTGATTGGCGCTGAAAATGAGGGTTACATTCGTTTTGATCCCTTCTTTTGAAAAAGCATGGACAGCCTTCAGTCCATCCGGTGTCATTGGGACCTTTATGGTGATATTAGGGGCGATTGCCGCCAGTTCCTTCCCTTCTTTGATCATGCCTTCTGCATCAAGTGCGATGACCTCTGCGCTGACAGAGCCGGGTACAAGCTCGGCAATTTCCTTCAGCCTGTCATGGAATGAAATATTTTTTTCTTTTGCCACTAAAGAAGGATTGGTCGTTACTCCTGCCAGTATTCCCAGAGCATGGGCCTCTTTAATCTCTTCCAGGTTTGCCGTATCAATAAAAAATTTCATTTCGCTTCCCCCTAAGATTATTCGACTTATTTTTTAAAATCGACATAAATGAATTGAAACCGCCTTTCAGAAAGGCGGTTTCAAGTCTATTTTAACATACTGGATCTGTATTAAGCTTTGTTAGAAGAACCGAATTCGCGCATTTTGCCGATTACTGTTTCTTTAATCGCTTCACGTGCAGGTCCTAAGTATTTGCGCGGATCGTACACTTCTGTGTCAGCCGCCAATACTTCGCGCACGCGCTTCGCGGAAGCAATCTGGTTCTCAGTGTTTACGTTGATTTTCGCTGTTCCAAGGGAAACAGCTTTCTGGATGTCTTTAGTAGGAATGCCTGTACCGCCATGAAGGACTAAAGGCATGCCTGTAAGCTTTCCGATCTCTTCCATTTCAACAAAGCCAAGGTTTGGCTCGCCTTTGTAAGGACCGTGAACAGAGCCAAGTGCAGGAGCAAGGCAGTCAATGCCAGTCCGCTTGACAAGCTCGTCACATTCTTTAGCATCAGCATAGATGACGCCGTCAGCTACTACATCGTCTTCCTGCCCGCCGACAGTTCCAAGCTCGGCTTCAACAGAAACACCTTTTGAGTGTGCATATTCTACCACTTTAGAAGTGATTTCCACGTTTTCCTCGAAAGGACCGTGTGAAGCATCGATCATGACAGACGTGAAGCCTGCATCGATTGCTTCTTTACATTTATCGAAGCTTGAACCGTGGTCAAGGTGGATGGCAACAGGAACAGTGATCTTATAGTCCTCAAGAAGCCCTTCTACCATTTTCACAGTTGTCTTGAAGCCGCCCATATAACGAGCTGCACCTTCGGAAACACCAAGGATAACAGGTGATTTCTCTTCTTCTGCAGCCTGAAGGATCGCTTGAGTGAACTCAAGGTTATTTAAATTAAATTGACCTACAGCATAGCCTTCTGATTTAGCTTTGTTCAGCATATCAGTCATGGAAACTAAAGGCATATTTCTTCCTCCTTATTAATGATTGCATCGTTCTTTACAGGGATTCACATAAAGTTTTTCCCAGCATGCCCATGAATATGTACCCTATCTTGCAATAGGCAAAACGGACGCAATCCTTTGGAATTCATTTGTATCATACCAAAAGAGAATCAGAAATTCCATTAATCCAGCGCTATTTTTCGCTGCAGGACAGAATATTTTAAAGCAAACGCTATCATTTTAAATATTCATTTTTTTGGACCGGACCAGCATATTTTTTTAACCAGCTGGCATTTAATATTAGAATTTATCCAGACTCTCCTAAAATGAATTCGTGATAGGGACATACTTTTTGACAGCAGCCCTGATGTCATCAATATCAAATGGCTTGGCAAAATGGGTCAAAGCCCCCAGGTCCTTTGCCTCCTGGATCATGTCGAGCTCACCATAGGCAGTCATGATGATCACACGGATATCCTGGTCGATGACTTTCATTCTCTTCAGGATTTCAATGCCGTCCATGCCGGGAATTTTCATATCGAGCAGGACAAGATCCGGAGAA is a window from the Bacillus infantis NRRL B-14911 genome containing:
- the fsa gene encoding fructose-6-phosphate aldolase translates to MKFFIDTANLEEIKEAHALGILAGVTTNPSLVAKEKNISFHDRLKEIAELVPGSVSAEVIALDAEGMIKEGKELAAIAPNITIKVPMTPDGLKAVHAFSKEGIKTNVTLIFSANQALLAARAGASYVSPFLGRLDDIGHNGLDLVTSIREIFDIHGIETEIIAASVRHPQHVTDSALRGAHIATVPLKVINQMFNHPLTDKGIEAFLADWDKRSE
- a CDS encoding class II fructose-bisphosphate aldolase, yielding MPLVSMTDMLNKAKSEGYAVGQFNLNNLEFTQAILQAAEEEKSPVILGVSEGAARYMGGFKTTVKMVEGLLEDYKITVPVAIHLDHGSSFDKCKEAIDAGFTSVMIDASHGPFEENVEITSKVVEYAHSKGVSVEAELGTVGGQEDDVVADGVIYADAKECDELVKRTGIDCLAPALGSVHGPYKGEPNLGFVEMEEIGKLTGMPLVLHGGTGIPTKDIQKAVSLGTAKINVNTENQIASAKRVREVLAADTEVYDPRKYLGPAREAIKETVIGKMREFGSSNKA
- a CDS encoding response regulator, with the translated sequence MKGKILIVDDQFGIRILLNEVLQKEGYDTYQAANGVQALEIVTKHSPDLVLLDMKIPGMDGIEILKRMKVIDQDIRVIIMTAYGELDMIQEAKDLGALTHFAKPFDIDDIRAAVKKYVPITNSF